CTAGAAGAATACATCGAAAAGAGAACTACTGTGTATATGCATCACGGCTACCAGAACTCTACTTTGTACAAGTAACGTACTGAGACTCAAGGTTTGTATAAATGCGGGGGGATCTCCAATGACGACCACGGCTAAGATCTGATATGGGCAGCCCTTCACCTAAGAACAGCGAATTAACGAACACCATTAGACAAGATAAGAATCATAGTACAGCCAGCAGTTACTGCTAGGAACTTTCATTGATAGACGTCATCTCCCTTCATCCGTCCCCGCTGTCCCGGACTGTAACATACTAGAATAGAGAAGCACCGTTAGGTATCATATCTATATCGACCAACAGAACCTcccataaaaaaaaaaaaaaaagccatcGCACGCGCCTTGCTAGCAAACAGAATATTAAAAGCAATGCATTAAGAACAAATCAAAAGAGGGGTATAGCCCAAAATAGAATCATGAGACCGGCTGCACCGTAGTCCGCTGTTCTTCGTTCATTCGCATCTTCGATCGCGCATCAACTTCCAATCCGCGATTGCGAAGGTCCTCCAACTTGATCACTGCAGGTCCCGTGCAGATTCTCCCGGTTTGCATGAGGTTGCGTAGACGCTTGCGTCGTGCTTCGCCGCCGCGCTCTTCACCACGTCCGGCACCTTCTTCAACCCAGTCAATGCGCAAGACCTGGAAGCTCATACCGTCGTGACTGCCGTCCCAGGTCCGCGACTTGATGCCAAACAGCACGCTCTGATCGTACTTGTCCAGCTTGGGGAGGATCAACAAGGTGATGTGGAGATCCTTGTCTGCGGGTGGCACCGGGGGAATCCGGGGTTGATCTGACTCGCGTTCTTCCTCCGACGGTGGCGGCGCATGCTGGTAGGTGTCTCTGATTTCCAAATCCAGGAAGCTCTCGTCCACATCGTCTCCCCAGGCGCCGCGGATAAATCCCGAGTGGATTGCAGCTGCAACGGGATCCGAGTCATCGGTGTAGACACCCGTTCCCCACAGAGCCCGGCGTGCACAAATTTCCTCGCGACGGGCCGCGTCGATCCTATATCGAGGCACACGCACCGTAAATGTACAGTTCTCCTTGCCTTCAAACCGCGGGAGCGGCTGGGGCGTCGAAGTGTATCCAAATTTGGCACTCTCTAGCGGGGATTTGGTGGACGGGACTCCAATACGTGGTGCGTACAAGGTCGAACCGAGGTGATGACGGGGGAGATGAGAAACACTAGATCGCACGGGATCAATGTTCACCACGGTCCGAGGTTCACGCATAGGCGACAGAACGTTGAGGGCAGGGGCAGATGTCCGGGAggggtgatggtggtgatgatggtgatggtgatgatgatggtggtgatgcggAGTTACTCCGGAGCTGCCCTCAGCTGATACCGTCGACGCCCGGTGGAAGGAGTTCATCGAAGACATCGGTcgtccttcctcttctggcttccggtgatggtggtgactgAAAACAGTTAGCTTTATCATTGTACAATTAAGAAGGTCAAAAACATActgatgatggtggtggtgggcaTGTCGTCCTCGCCGACCACGTCCCAAGACACCAGTCCGCGAGTCAAGGATTTCACCCTCCACTGATTGAACTTCTTCCTCTCGCGACTTCTTTGACCGTtttccggtggtcgaaccaGGTCGAGCAGTCTTTGCTTCATCGTTCGGGGCATCACCATTGGTGGACCGGGCTGTACCGCTGTCCCGTTTAAAGGGACTCATGATGGGGGTGGAGTGTGCGCTTCCTGCTGTCGGGGCGGTGACACCACCGACACCACTTCCGATGCCGGAGAACACACGGCCCAAGTCATTCTTGATACTCGACTCCCCTCCAGGGCCCGAGGCACCTTGCACCGCTTGGGGCAAGGGTGAAGCACGACCGCCTCGCTTCTCTGCACCAACTCCGAGAAGGTTGCGGTGGTGCATAAGTTCATCACTTCCTTTGCGTCGATCATCCGTGGCGGTTTGCGTCAGGGGTGATGGACCCGTAGATAAACC
This region of Aspergillus chevalieri M1 DNA, chromosome 4, nearly complete sequence genomic DNA includes:
- a CDS encoding uncharacterized protein (COG:S;~EggNog:ENOG410PMGJ;~InterPro:IPR036609,IPR013951;~PFAM:PF08642;~go_process: GO:0016575 - histone deacetylation [Evidence IEA]), which codes for MSNRQMPPPSPPQHYPTSRGQTANAPPLPTTFLSREQHPSNPAHRPGSSMSISAMLGSDADRPPRDVGPYSRPPVSSSPSPYTSAPPSANPGAMSPPARPASLEYPFFRRSQTPEKSFAKSHPPARPYRSSSGGVSQASITEQSKFNPLSSSRAPPSSSQYPDKPGSSHPSPPISSAETAYNESRRLSLNGSIPRPSSQPQAEPSARGPGYSPLSRPVLALGEGAAGPTAAAISATQPRPTPFSEHGRFGSLYPDRHSEELAQREKERAMGQELDASRASGHRYSAYGDREAFGRPQGPGAWELGRSQPPSPEAKRFPAPEPSPGFGFGAIQSYTKSLGSQAGSGSRPVSLSTQTQPTPPPSEQPPYLHKLQTEPPRLFSSGLSTGPSPLTQTATDDRRKGSDELMHHRNLLGVGAEKRGGRASPLPQAVQGASGPGGESSIKNDLGRVFSGIGSGVGGVTAPTAGSAHSTPIMSPFKRDSGTARSTNGDAPNDEAKTARPGSTTGKRSKKSREEEVQSVEGEILDSRTGVLGRGRRGRHAHHHHHHHHHHRKPEEEGRPMSSMNSFHRASTVSAEGSSGVTPHHHHHHHHHHHHHHHPSRTSAPALNVLSPMREPRTVVNIDPVRSSVSHLPRHHLGSTLYAPRIGVPSTKSPLESAKFGYTSTPQPLPRFEGKENCTFTVRVPRYRIDAARREEICARRALWGTGVYTDDSDPVAAAIHSGFIRGAWGDDVDESFLDLEIRDTYQHAPPPSEEERESDQPRIPPVPPADKDLHITLLILPKLDKYDQSVLFGIKSRTWDGSHDGMSFQVLRIDWVEEGAGRGEERGGEARRKRLRNLMQTGRICTGPAVIKLEDLRNRGLEVDARSKMRMNEEQRTTVQPVS